One Ahaetulla prasina isolate Xishuangbanna chromosome 1, ASM2864084v1, whole genome shotgun sequence DNA window includes the following coding sequences:
- the LRRC73 gene encoding leucine-rich repeat-containing protein 73 isoform X1 — protein MLGDEGINLICGLLPPDGAKSGLKELTLSANSGITPKGWGRLAIAVAHSSQVRVLNLDYNPLGDQIAAMLAVSVASSRTLEVLDLEGTGLTNQSAMILLDMVENYPTALRTLILAENNISPELQQQISDLLSEGEEEDETVNHEVMAREKNSWICQSNSSSQMVLVTSGLGESLLAETEM, from the exons ATGCTGGGGGATGAAGGCATCAACTTGATTTGTGGTCTTCTTCCTCCTGATGGGGCCAAGTCAG GATTGAAGGAACTGACTCTCAGTGCAAATTCTGGCATCACCCCCAAAGGATGGGGACGTCTGGCGATTGCAGTGGCTCATAGTTCCCAGGTGCGAGTGTTGAACTTGGACTACAATCCCCTGG GTGACCAGATAGCAGCAATGCTGGCTGTTTCAGTGGCATCCAGCCGCACCTTAGAAGTTTTAGACTTAGAAGGGACAGGACTTACCAACCAGTCAGCTATG ATCCTATTGGACATGGTGGAAAACTATCCAACAGCTCTGAGGACATTGATCCTGGCAGAGAACAACATTAGTCCTGAACTACAACAGCAAATCTCAGACCTTCTttcagagggagaggaagaagatgagACTGTAAACCATGAAGTGATGGCCAGAGAGAAGAATTCTTGGATCTGTCAAAGCA ATTCTAGTTCCCAGATGGTCTTGGTAACATCAGGCCTTGGAGAAAGTCTATTAGCGGAAACAGAGATGTGA